In a single window of the Helicobacter felis ATCC 49179 genome:
- a CDS encoding nitronate monooxygenase, giving the protein MVSTLKPLKIGKHILKYPIFQGGMGVGISWDELAGSAAKEGILGVISAVGTGYYKNMRFVEKMVAKKPFEALNFYSKQALQEIFKNARKICGSNPLGANILHAINEYGRVVRDACEAGANVIITGAGLPTNMPEFTKDFPNVALVPIISSIKALHIICKRWSARYKRVPDAVIVEGPLSGGHQGFKYEDCFKEEFQLENLVPGIVEASKEWGNIPIIAAGGIWDRKDIDTMLSLGASGVQMATRFLGTKECDAKVYAEILPSLKKEDILLIKSPVGYPARAINIGVLQRIKEGNAPKIACVSNCVAPCHRGEEAKKVGYCIADGLGRSYQGNREEGLYFTGANGYRVERILSVHELVQELIRG; this is encoded by the coding sequence ATGGTTTCCACACTCAAACCCCTTAAAATTGGCAAACACATCCTCAAATACCCCATTTTTCAAGGAGGTATGGGAGTAGGCATTAGTTGGGACGAATTGGCCGGCAGTGCCGCCAAAGAAGGTATTTTAGGCGTGATCTCAGCAGTGGGCACGGGTTATTATAAAAATATGCGTTTTGTAGAAAAAATGGTCGCTAAAAAGCCCTTTGAAGCGCTGAATTTTTATTCCAAGCAGGCCCTCCAAGAGATTTTTAAAAATGCGCGCAAGATTTGTGGGTCAAACCCTTTGGGGGCAAATATTTTGCATGCTATCAACGAATACGGGCGTGTGGTGCGCGATGCCTGCGAGGCTGGGGCCAATGTGATCATCACCGGAGCAGGCTTGCCTACCAATATGCCTGAGTTTACTAAAGACTTCCCCAATGTCGCGCTTGTGCCCATCATCTCCTCGATCAAAGCCCTACACATCATTTGCAAACGCTGGAGCGCGCGTTATAAACGCGTTCCGGATGCCGTGATTGTGGAAGGTCCTTTGAGCGGTGGGCATCAGGGCTTTAAATACGAAGATTGTTTTAAAGAAGAGTTTCAATTAGAAAATTTGGTCCCGGGCATTGTGGAAGCCTCCAAAGAATGGGGGAACATTCCCATCATCGCAGCCGGGGGTATTTGGGATCGCAAAGACATCGATACAATGCTCTCTTTAGGGGCTAGCGGGGTGCAGATGGCTACGCGCTTTTTAGGCACTAAAGAATGCGATGCTAAGGTTTACGCTGAAATTTTACCCTCTTTAAAAAAAGAAGACATTTTGCTCATCAAATCCCCAGTAGGTTATCCTGCGCGCGCGATCAATATTGGCGTGTTGCAGCGCATTAAAGAGGGCAACGCTCCTAAGATCGCCTGTGTGAGCAATTGTGTCGCGCCTTGTCATCGTGGAGAGGAAGCCAAGAAAGTGGGTTACTGCATCGCGGATGGACTAGGGCGTAGCTATCAGGGCAATAGAGAAGAGGGGCTTTATTTCACTGGAGCCAATGGGTATAGAGTTGAACGCATTTTGAGCGTGCACGAATTGGTGCAAGAACTCATCAGGGGCTGA
- a CDS encoding N-acetylmuramoyl-L-alanine amidase family protein, producing the protein MRLILCLIIGIYAHALSITQVVPFGTSSVRISFDHKLSKQYIKQTHLGKFESVLDIKAHFKFPTKHYNFDNQTSVSVTQGKVGNTKVLLLYPEGSYQLRRADNHLYIIITTHQATPPASPPPAPPQQVSSSKHFKVVVDAGHGGHDCGARGINGVCEKWIVLAVAKFLKQELLKRGYIVFMTRNNDTYISLKDRTDFANNKSADLFISIHANSIPHHSPTTPQGVETYFLSTARSERARKVAEQENQDDVKVMDYFSKLSFLNSLNSQRLIASNKLAIDIQFGILSQLRHTYRHVVDGGVREGPFWVLAGALMPSVLIEIGYNSNPFEARRIQNKRYQQGLAKGIANGVDSFVSKNF; encoded by the coding sequence GTGCGCCTGATTCTTTGTTTGATCATTGGGATTTATGCCCATGCCTTAAGCATCACGCAGGTTGTGCCCTTTGGCACTAGCAGTGTGCGTATTAGCTTTGATCACAAACTTAGCAAACAATATATCAAACAGACTCATTTAGGAAAATTTGAGAGTGTCCTAGATATTAAGGCGCATTTTAAATTCCCCACAAAACACTACAACTTTGATAATCAAACTTCTGTGAGCGTGACTCAGGGAAAAGTAGGGAACACTAAGGTGCTTTTGCTTTATCCAGAGGGCAGTTATCAACTTAGGCGCGCTGATAACCACCTCTATATCATCATCACCACGCACCAAGCAACACCGCCTGCATCCCCTCCTCCTGCACCTCCTCAACAGGTGAGTTCGTCCAAGCATTTTAAGGTAGTTGTAGATGCTGGGCATGGGGGGCATGATTGCGGGGCGCGTGGAATCAATGGGGTTTGCGAAAAGTGGATCGTGTTGGCTGTTGCCAAATTCTTAAAACAGGAGCTCCTAAAGAGAGGCTACATTGTTTTTATGACCCGCAATAATGACACTTATATTAGTCTCAAGGATCGCACAGATTTTGCTAATAATAAGAGTGCCGACCTTTTTATTTCCATCCATGCTAATTCCATCCCGCACCATTCTCCCACCACCCCCCAAGGGGTAGAAACTTATTTTCTCTCCACTGCTAGAAGTGAGCGTGCGCGTAAAGTAGCCGAACAGGAAAACCAAGATGATGTTAAGGTCATGGATTATTTTTCTAAACTCTCTTTTTTAAATTCGCTTAATTCTCAAAGGCTCATCGCTTCTAATAAGTTGGCTATAGATATCCAATTTGGGATTTTAAGCCAATTACGCCACACTTATAGACATGTGGTCGATGGGGGGGTTAGAGAGGGGCCTTTTTGGGTGTTAGCTGGCGCGCTCATGCCCTCTGTGCTCATTGAGATTGGCTATAATTCCAACCCTTTTGAAGCCAGACGAATCCAAAACAAGCGCTACCAACAAGGTTTGGCTAAGGGAATTGCCAATGGTGTTGATAGTTTTGTAAGTAAGAATTTTTAA
- the crdR gene encoding copper response regulator transcription factor CrdR — MKKVHKGRLFLLEDDVPLHAVIADFLTRVGFEVQGAYESAQALSILSCESFDLLLLDVQVSGTDSFETLQTLRQLHITTPTIFISVLSDMTSLKKAFDLGASDYLKKPFDLEELQIRIERLLITQKVHIGPDCFYEGGTLNVRGQNFFLTSKEKQLLEFFLRHQNTILSSDQIIANVWSYESGVDDSTLRTYIKNLRKLLGKDIIQNVKGLGYCFKNPCV; from the coding sequence TTGAAAAAAGTGCATAAGGGGCGTTTATTCTTACTAGAGGACGATGTGCCTTTGCATGCCGTGATCGCCGATTTTTTAACACGGGTAGGTTTTGAGGTGCAGGGGGCTTATGAGAGTGCTCAAGCCCTCAGTATTCTTTCTTGTGAATCTTTTGATCTGCTTCTCTTAGATGTGCAGGTGTCGGGCACAGATAGTTTTGAAACCCTTCAAACGCTTCGCCAGTTGCATATTACCACCCCCACTATTTTTATTAGCGTGTTGAGCGATATGACTTCTTTAAAAAAAGCTTTTGATTTGGGAGCAAGCGACTATCTCAAAAAGCCCTTTGATTTAGAGGAGTTGCAAATCAGGATTGAACGGCTGTTGATTACTCAGAAGGTTCATATTGGACCAGATTGCTTTTATGAGGGTGGCACACTTAATGTACGGGGACAGAACTTTTTTTTGACCTCTAAGGAAAAACAACTTTTGGAGTTCTTTTTACGCCATCAAAACACTATTTTATCTAGCGATCAGATCATCGCTAATGTATGGAGTTATGAAAGCGGAGTGGATGATTCCACTTTGCGCACCTATATTAAGAACCTGCGCAAACTTCTTGGCAAAGACATTATTCAAAATGTCAAGGGTTTGGGGTATTGTTTTAAAAACCCATGCGTCTAG
- a CDS encoding sensor histidine kinase, with protein sequence MRLGTYEKQSLRRFLALYLGSSFALMAIIALLFFVHEKNALLNNIQIQMQLQANHLAQDIVLDHMESTPNPFKRLARKYSNLAFVLLDAQNKILYRHNLLGGTSFVFFGNPKNLPLFLQKDGDFYLVDNKAFGHLGVATIILQQPKPANLFVPLYRCILLVLLGVFICVGLMAYCLTKLFLKPISDEVKRLDSFSKDIAHELNTPIATLLMSAKELARHNSKALGILVSARRIFYLHNQLSYLFMQDLRHEQPGLLDLQNLVAQQVSAFCDMADFYQIQLIQHLQPTIFKALEEDMITLVSNLLMNAIKYTPPKGCVRVNLDGALSVSNTGPLLNPALVTHLSARYVRGTRTQKGYGIGLDLVKNICTRYGLELEISTREKCNVFKINFSASLHA encoded by the coding sequence ATGCGTCTAGGCACTTATGAAAAACAATCCTTAAGGCGTTTCCTAGCCCTCTATTTAGGTTCGTCCTTTGCGCTTATGGCGATTATTGCGCTTCTCTTTTTTGTCCATGAAAAAAACGCGCTACTCAATAACATCCAAATACAAATGCAATTACAAGCTAATCATTTGGCTCAAGACATCGTTTTAGATCACATGGAATCTACCCCCAACCCTTTTAAACGCCTTGCGCGCAAATACAGCAATCTAGCTTTCGTGCTCTTGGACGCGCAAAATAAAATTCTTTACCGGCACAATTTGTTAGGGGGGACAAGCTTTGTTTTCTTTGGAAATCCCAAGAATTTGCCCTTGTTTTTGCAAAAAGATGGCGATTTTTACCTTGTAGACAATAAGGCATTTGGGCATTTGGGCGTAGCGACTATTATTTTACAACAACCAAAGCCTGCAAATCTTTTTGTGCCTCTGTATCGTTGTATCCTATTGGTATTATTAGGGGTTTTTATTTGCGTGGGACTGATGGCCTATTGTTTAACCAAGCTTTTTTTAAAGCCTATTAGCGATGAAGTGAAACGACTCGATTCTTTCAGCAAAGATATAGCTCACGAACTCAACACCCCCATAGCCACCTTATTGATGAGCGCTAAGGAATTGGCGCGCCATAACTCTAAGGCTCTAGGAATCTTAGTGAGTGCAAGGCGGATTTTTTATTTACACAACCAGTTATCTTATCTTTTCATGCAGGATCTGCGCCACGAGCAACCCGGCTTGTTAGATCTGCAAAATCTCGTTGCGCAACAAGTGAGTGCTTTTTGCGATATGGCCGATTTCTATCAGATTCAATTGATACAACATCTACAACCTACTATATTTAAGGCTTTAGAAGAGGATATGATCACGCTAGTCAGCAATCTCTTGATGAATGCTATCAAATACACGCCTCCTAAGGGCTGTGTGCGTGTCAATTTAGATGGTGCGCTCAGTGTGAGTAATACTGGACCCCTATTAAATCCAGCACTTGTTACCCATCTAAGCGCGCGCTATGTGCGCGGCACACGGACACAAAAAGGCTATGGCATTGGTTTGGACTTGGTCAAAAACATCTGCACGCGCTATGGTTTAGAGTTGGAGATTAGCACACGGGAAAAATGCAATGTTTTTAAGATCAATTTTAGCGCATCTTTGCATGCGTGA
- a CDS encoding adenosylmethionine--8-amino-7-oxononanoate transaminase gives MQNNTTWHARSLEYIWHPCSQMHDYQELPLLPIARANGLYLYDFEGHAYLDGISSWWVNLFGHNHPYINRQLKTQIDTLEHVLLAGCTHPQIVRLSQRLCALSGFDKCFYADNGSSCIEVALKMSYHAHLLQGQHRPKILSLTNAYHGETLGALSISDLGLYKETYKALFVEHLHTPVPKDNSDIPNAIAKLKTILKQHAPKISAFVLEPLIQCAGGMHFYSPEFVKQAVYLCQEHKIHIILDEIAVGFGRTGSMFAFEQCAIKGDFLCLSKGISGGYLPLAVVLTNNAIYDQFYAPYNQNKNFLHSHSYTGNALACACANATLDLFEQENTIERNHTLSSKISQALQDNLGDLACVANLRSRGMIFAFELEGYVGAKRVSLAVFEKALQKGLLLRPLNNTIYFMPGYIITSEQITHSARMLKEVVLELTQT, from the coding sequence ATGCAAAACAACACAACTTGGCATGCGCGTAGTTTGGAGTATATTTGGCATCCTTGCAGCCAAATGCATGATTATCAAGAACTGCCCTTGCTTCCCATTGCGCGCGCTAATGGACTTTATCTCTATGACTTTGAAGGCCACGCTTACCTTGATGGCATTAGCAGTTGGTGGGTGAATCTCTTTGGACACAATCACCCCTACATTAACCGACAACTCAAAACTCAAATCGATACCCTTGAACATGTGTTGTTGGCAGGCTGCACCCATCCTCAAATCGTGCGTCTCTCTCAGAGACTCTGCGCTTTGAGCGGATTTGATAAATGTTTTTATGCCGATAATGGTTCTTCATGCATTGAAGTTGCCTTGAAGATGAGCTACCACGCCCATCTTTTACAAGGGCAACACAGGCCAAAAATTCTTTCCCTAACAAATGCCTACCATGGAGAAACATTGGGCGCGCTCTCTATTAGTGATTTGGGTTTGTATAAGGAAACTTATAAGGCCCTCTTTGTAGAACACCTGCATACGCCCGTCCCCAAAGACAATAGCGACATCCCAAACGCCATCGCTAAACTAAAGACAATCTTAAAACAGCATGCCCCAAAGATCAGTGCCTTTGTTTTAGAACCTTTGATCCAATGTGCCGGAGGGATGCATTTTTATAGTCCTGAGTTTGTAAAGCAAGCCGTGTATTTATGCCAAGAACATAAGATTCACATTATCCTAGATGAAATTGCAGTCGGGTTTGGGCGCACTGGGAGCATGTTTGCCTTTGAACAATGCGCTATTAAGGGCGATTTTCTCTGTCTCTCTAAGGGGATTAGTGGGGGATATTTACCCCTAGCTGTAGTGCTCACAAATAACGCCATTTACGATCAATTCTACGCTCCCTACAATCAAAATAAAAACTTTCTGCATTCCCATAGTTACACAGGCAACGCTTTAGCGTGCGCTTGTGCTAACGCCACTCTAGATCTCTTTGAACAAGAAAACACCATTGAGCGCAACCACACTCTTAGCTCAAAAATTTCTCAAGCTTTGCAGGACAATTTGGGGGATTTGGCATGTGTGGCCAATTTGCGCTCCAGAGGGATGATCTTTGCTTTTGAGTTAGAGGGCTATGTGGGCGCAAAGCGTGTCAGCTTGGCAGTCTTTGAAAAGGCATTACAAAAGGGCTTGCTTTTAAGACCTCTGAATAACACCATCTATTTTATGCCCGGCTATATCATCACAAGCGAACAAATAACCCACAGCGCGCGCATGCTCAAAGAAGTTGTCTTAGAATTGACACAAACTTAA
- the tyrS gene encoding tyrosine--tRNA ligase — MQVEQAMSAISKGMGECIGFEALQSRVAHFYQTGQRFIVKAGFDPTAPDLHLGHAVLLEKLATLQKHGGFVKFLIGDFTARIGDPSGKSETRKPLSEEAVQENAKTYAKQVFRVLDPALTEVCFNSTWLNPLGTSGILALTSKFSVARMLERDDFEKRYRNHQPISIVEFLYPLLQGYDSVVLECDLELGGNDQKFNLMVGRFLQRAYGLDKEQSVLTMPLLEGLDGVHKMSKSLGNYIGITEEPASMYAKLLSISDDLMWRYYELLSAKTSDQIANLQEAVRAHRAHPKAVKEELALEITARWHSEEQAQSAKAEFDKVFRHKQTPSQMPEWHFENGAWIASVLKECQLCPSSSQARRDILGGGVRLNHEVMKDDQYQFSKGSYIVQVGKRKFALVHIH; from the coding sequence ATGCAAGTAGAGCAAGCGATGAGCGCTATTAGTAAAGGAATGGGGGAATGTATCGGTTTTGAAGCCCTGCAAAGCCGTGTGGCGCACTTTTATCAGACAGGGCAACGCTTCATTGTTAAGGCTGGTTTTGATCCCACCGCTCCCGACCTGCATTTAGGACATGCTGTGCTCCTAGAAAAACTAGCCACTTTGCAAAAACATGGTGGGTTTGTGAAGTTTCTCATTGGGGACTTTACCGCGCGCATTGGCGATCCTAGTGGTAAGAGCGAAACTAGAAAACCTTTGAGTGAAGAGGCTGTGCAAGAGAACGCTAAAACTTACGCCAAACAAGTGTTTAGAGTTTTAGACCCCGCACTTACAGAAGTGTGTTTTAACTCCACTTGGCTTAATCCTTTGGGGACTTCTGGAATTTTGGCCCTCACTTCTAAATTTTCTGTCGCGCGTATGCTTGAGCGCGATGACTTTGAAAAACGCTACCGCAACCACCAACCCATTAGCATTGTAGAGTTTCTCTACCCTCTTTTGCAGGGTTATGACTCTGTAGTTTTGGAATGTGATTTAGAATTAGGGGGCAATGATCAAAAATTTAATTTGATGGTAGGGCGTTTCTTGCAACGCGCCTATGGGCTTGACAAAGAACAGAGCGTGCTTACCATGCCTCTTTTAGAAGGCTTAGATGGCGTGCATAAGATGAGTAAAAGTTTAGGGAATTACATTGGTATCACAGAAGAACCAGCGAGCATGTATGCCAAACTTTTGAGCATTAGCGATGATTTGATGTGGCGTTATTACGAGCTTTTGAGTGCCAAAACTTCCGATCAAATCGCCAATTTGCAAGAAGCGGTGCGCGCACACAGAGCGCACCCTAAAGCCGTGAAAGAAGAGCTAGCCCTAGAAATCACTGCGCGTTGGCACTCTGAAGAGCAAGCTCAAAGCGCAAAAGCCGAATTTGACAAGGTCTTTAGGCACAAGCAAACCCCAAGTCAAATGCCTGAATGGCATTTTGAAAATGGGGCGTGGATTGCTAGTGTTCTTAAAGAATGCCAACTCTGCCCCTCCAGCTCACAGGCGCGCAGGGATATTCTAGGGGGCGGGGTGCGCCTCAATCACGAAGTGATGAAAGACGATCAATATCAATTTAGCAAAGGGTCTTATATTGTACAAGTGGGAAAAAGAAAATTTGCCTTGGTTCATATCCACTAA
- the pyrH gene encoding UMP kinase, whose amino-acid sequence MQKESKNKRVLVKFSGEALAGESHFGIDIQILSYIAKEIKTLVANGIEVGIVIGGGNIIRGVSAAKGGIIRRTSGDYMGMLATVINAVAMQEALEHLGLDVRVQSAIEVKEICETYIYRKAIRHLEKGRIVIFGAGTGNPFFTTDTAATLRAIEIGADVIVKATKVDGIYDKDPNKFEDAQKIDTISYNDALIGNIEVMDDTAISLAKDNKLPIVVCNMFKKDNLLQVVKHNQGVFSVVK is encoded by the coding sequence ATGCAAAAAGAATCTAAAAATAAGCGTGTGTTGGTCAAATTTTCTGGTGAGGCCTTAGCAGGAGAGAGTCATTTTGGGATTGATATTCAAATTTTAAGTTACATTGCCAAAGAAATTAAGACTTTGGTTGCCAATGGCATTGAAGTAGGGATTGTGATTGGAGGGGGAAATATTATTAGGGGTGTGAGTGCGGCCAAGGGGGGGATCATTCGGCGCACGAGCGGAGATTACATGGGCATGTTAGCCACGGTGATCAACGCCGTAGCGATGCAAGAAGCTTTGGAGCATTTAGGGCTAGATGTGCGCGTGCAGAGCGCGATTGAGGTCAAAGAGATTTGTGAAACTTATATTTATAGAAAGGCGATCCGCCACTTAGAAAAGGGGCGTATCGTGATCTTTGGAGCGGGCACGGGCAATCCCTTTTTCACCACCGACACGGCCGCTACTTTGCGGGCGATTGAAATTGGAGCTGATGTGATTGTCAAAGCGACTAAGGTGGATGGAATTTACGACAAAGACCCCAATAAATTTGAAGATGCGCAAAAAATCGACACGATAAGCTATAATGATGCCCTCATTGGAAATATTGAAGTGATGGATGACACTGCCATTTCTCTAGCCAAAGATAATAAGCTCCCTATTGTGGTGTGCAATATGTTTAAAAAAGACAATCTTTTGCAAGTGGTCAAGCATAATCAAGGTGTCTTTTCTGTGGTAAAATAG
- a CDS encoding RelA/SpoT family protein → MNALRQDTKRGYGDLLEILNAIREVCSPQEATRVLENVATLTPKITQALDVAHHFHQGQTRKGGGPYITHPICVAAIVGFCEGDEAMICSALLHDVVEDTECSIDYVREEFGTDVANLVDALTKITEIRKEELPGDVQDTRLLASALTFRKILVGAIEDPRALIVKISDRLHNILTLDALPREKQIRISKETLAVYAPIASRLGMASIKNELEDKSFYYIYPQEYQKIQAYLDKSRQALTLKLNRFAGKLEKLFIENGFSGGKFKLSTRIKRPYSIYLKMQRKGAVSMDEILDLMAVRVLVQNPLDCYRILGIVHWHFKPIISRFKDYIALPKENGYKTIHTTIFDRSSIYEVQVRTFEMHEAAEYGNSAHWKYKAGGMESDGLKWLHNFKYQGHDSRSNPKEFYDLVKNDLYREDITIFSPEGDIYTLPAGAIALDFAYMIHSELGDKAHEALINNQKAQLNQELKSGDVVKIIKGEQPTLRYAWLDQLKTSRAKNHLKLQRKNQLKEIDAKSMINILTCFFEAPIFAQEIAPKDHALFDQKLAQWGVGISLSEASKSLENLKKLIEEIREKVKEMPRPLKKKPAYREFGFLMKNLMQFRLTTKIINLSDSQIGLSKSYLDNFIIHTNPYLQIKQVLFNDCCRPKYGDEIVAILPNYRDQKIVVHTKLCKEAGIEIDLGLPMVSIRWSKRRKEIYKCLFYLGDKHGALLRILEVLHKNHCSVVGVNYSGYGDDFSSHCEIIVECNARDASALKELLTQVFKEKLVSFSSLKDAYQS, encoded by the coding sequence TTGAATGCATTGAGACAAGATACTAAGCGTGGCTATGGGGATTTGCTTGAAATCTTAAATGCAATTAGGGAGGTTTGTAGTCCGCAAGAAGCTACGCGAGTCCTAGAAAATGTCGCTACCCTCACGCCCAAAATTACCCAAGCCCTAGATGTAGCCCATCATTTTCATCAAGGACAAACGCGCAAGGGTGGAGGTCCTTACATCACGCACCCTATTTGTGTGGCTGCGATTGTGGGTTTTTGCGAGGGAGATGAGGCCATGATTTGTTCTGCCCTCTTGCACGATGTGGTGGAAGATACAGAATGCAGTATAGACTATGTCCGCGAGGAATTTGGCACAGATGTGGCCAATTTGGTAGATGCGCTCACCAAAATTACTGAAATCCGCAAAGAAGAACTTCCCGGCGATGTCCAAGATACGCGCCTACTTGCTTCCGCGCTGACTTTCCGTAAAATTCTAGTAGGCGCAATCGAAGACCCCCGCGCCTTGATTGTTAAAATTAGCGATCGCTTGCACAATATTCTAACCCTAGATGCTCTCCCTAGAGAGAAGCAAATCCGTATTTCTAAAGAAACTCTAGCGGTATATGCTCCCATTGCCAGTCGTCTAGGAATGGCCTCTATCAAGAACGAACTTGAGGATAAAAGCTTTTATTACATTTACCCTCAAGAGTATCAAAAGATTCAAGCTTATTTGGACAAAAGCCGTCAGGCTCTTACTCTTAAGCTGAATCGTTTTGCCGGCAAACTTGAAAAACTTTTCATTGAAAATGGCTTTTCTGGAGGAAAATTTAAGCTCTCTACACGCATCAAACGCCCTTATTCTATTTATCTTAAAATGCAACGCAAGGGCGCGGTGAGCATGGATGAGATTTTAGATTTGATGGCTGTGCGGGTTTTGGTGCAAAATCCGCTAGATTGCTACCGCATTTTAGGCATTGTGCATTGGCATTTTAAACCGATCATCTCGCGTTTTAAGGACTATATCGCCCTGCCAAAGGAAAATGGATACAAGACTATCCACACCACTATTTTTGATCGCTCTTCTATCTATGAAGTCCAAGTGCGCACCTTTGAGATGCATGAGGCTGCTGAATATGGCAATTCGGCGCATTGGAAATACAAAGCCGGAGGCATGGAGTCTGATGGACTCAAGTGGTTGCACAATTTTAAATATCAAGGCCATGATTCTAGGTCCAATCCCAAAGAGTTTTACGATCTTGTGAAAAACGATCTCTATCGAGAGGACATCACCATCTTTTCCCCCGAAGGGGATATTTATACACTCCCAGCTGGTGCCATTGCCCTAGATTTTGCCTACATGATTCATAGCGAATTGGGTGATAAGGCTCACGAAGCTTTGATCAATAACCAAAAAGCGCAACTCAACCAAGAGCTCAAAAGCGGGGATGTGGTCAAGATTATTAAGGGTGAACAACCCACATTGCGTTATGCTTGGTTAGACCAGCTCAAAACCTCGCGCGCTAAAAATCATCTTAAACTCCAACGCAAAAATCAGCTCAAAGAGATTGATGCTAAGAGTATGATTAACATCTTGACTTGCTTCTTTGAAGCCCCGATTTTTGCTCAAGAGATCGCCCCTAAGGACCATGCTCTTTTTGATCAAAAACTTGCGCAATGGGGAGTAGGAATCTCTTTGAGTGAGGCGAGCAAAAGCTTAGAAAATCTTAAAAAACTCATCGAAGAAATCCGTGAAAAGGTCAAAGAGATGCCCAGACCTTTAAAAAAGAAGCCCGCTTATCGAGAATTTGGTTTTTTGATGAAAAATCTGATGCAATTTCGCCTCACAACCAAAATTATTAATCTCTCAGATTCTCAGATTGGATTGAGCAAATCCTATTTAGATAATTTTATCATCCACACTAATCCTTATTTGCAAATCAAGCAAGTTTTGTTCAATGATTGTTGTCGCCCTAAATATGGAGATGAAATTGTAGCTATTTTGCCAAATTACAGGGATCAAAAAATTGTCGTGCACACTAAACTTTGCAAAGAAGCAGGGATAGAAATCGATCTAGGTTTGCCCATGGTTTCTATTAGGTGGAGCAAGAGACGCAAAGAAATTTATAAGTGTCTGTTCTACTTGGGAGACAAACATGGCGCACTCTTGCGCATTTTAGAGGTGTTACACAAAAATCATTGCAGTGTGGTAGGTGTAAATTATTCCGGTTATGGAGATGACTTTTCCTCACATTGTGAAATCATTGTGGAATGCAATGCCCGCGATGCTAGTGCGCTCAAGGAGTTGCTCACCCAAGTATTTAAAGAAAAACTTGTCAGTTTTTCTAGTCTCAAAGATGCCTATCAATCCTAA
- a CDS encoding DNA-directed RNA polymerase subunit omega, whose product MRTEEIVARALARVDNDRYVLSNLIFTRVKQLGAGAKPLLPKINLKEYKPTDIALLEIAEGKINLECIETRY is encoded by the coding sequence TTGAGAACAGAAGAAATTGTCGCTAGGGCGTTAGCTAGAGTGGATAATGATCGCTATGTGCTTTCTAATTTAATTTTTACACGGGTTAAGCAACTTGGCGCAGGTGCTAAGCCCCTTTTGCCAAAGATTAACTTGAAAGAGTATAAACCTACTGACATCGCGCTCTTAGAGATCGCTGAAGGAAAAATTAATCTTGAATGCATTGAGACAAGATACTAA